A window of the Fulvia fulva chromosome 3, complete sequence genome harbors these coding sequences:
- a CDS encoding Putative pyridoxal kinase: MATFCMQTLGCEVSAIHTVNYSNHVGYRTFTGRKTTPEEVADLYAGLKTARLDHFDMMLSGYCPTAATVEQVGKIGRDAKFRASTKPGSFFWVLDPVMGDNGRLYVAEETVPAYKGLLQSADLILPNQFEVEVLSGVKITGLGSMEEAVRKLHQEYTLPHVLITSIRLPTTPGSDRDNDKAELSLIGSTATSDNRPRLFRVTVPALPVFFSGTGDMFAALLVARLRQAAAQAGLLEIASWRSPDDVAAQDLPLAKATEMVLASMHAVLKDTAAHYERVKKGLDEETELNEGKGEEGAKEREMERHLRLTRAAEVRVVRNARALREPLDLGDFKAEAVNVSDS, from the exons ATGGCGACATTCTGCATGCAGACCTTGGGCTGCGAAGTGTCCGCAATTCATACCGTGAACTACA GTAACCACGTCGGCTACCGCACCTTCACCGGCCGCAAAACTACCCCCGAAGAAGTCGCCGACCTCTACGCCGGCCTCAAGACCGCCCGTCTCGATCACTTCGACATGATGCTGAGTGGCTACTGTCCTACCGCCGCCACGGTCGAACAAGTCGGTAAGATTGGCAGAGACGCGAAATTCCGAGCGTCGACGAAGCCAGGCTCGTTCTTCTGGGTGTTGGACCCGGTTATGGGAGATAATGGGAGGTTGTATGTCGCGGAAGAGACGGTGCCGGCGTATAAGGGATTGTTGCAGAGTGCAGATTTGATCTTGCCGAATCAATTTGAGGTGGAGGTCTTGAGCGGGGTGAAGATAACGGGGTTGGGGAGTATGGAAGAGGCGGTCAGAAAGTTACACCAGGAGTACACTCTGCCGCACGTTTTGATCACGTCGATACGGCTGCCTACAACACCTGGCAGCGACCGCGATAATGACAAAGCAGAGCTATCCCTCATCGGATCAACCGCGACCTCGGACAACAGGCCGCGCCTCTTTCGAGTTACGGTCCCGGCCCTGCCTGTCTTCTTCTCCGGCACGGGAGACATGTTCGCCGCATTGCTCGTCGCGCGACTCCGGCAGGCCGCGGCACAAGCGGGCCTCCTCGAGATAGCCAGTTGGCGGAGTCCAGACGATGTTGCTGCACAGGATCTCCCACTCGCGAAGGCGACGGAGATGGTTCTGGCTAGTATGCATGCTGTGTTGAAGGACACGGCGGCGCATTATGAACGTGTCAAGAAGGGATTGGACGAGGAGACGGAGCTCAATGAAGGGAAGGGAGAGGAGGGGGCGAAGGAGAGGGAGATGGAGAGACATTTGAGGCTGACCAGGGCGGCGGAGGTGAGGGTTGTGAGGAATGCGAGGGCGTTGAGGGAGCCGCTGGATCTCGGGGACTTCAAGGCAGAGGCTGTTAATGTTAGCGACTCCTGA
- a CDS encoding Proliferating cell nuclear antigen, with protein sequence MLDERELAISPIQPESVQHNARTVSNIRALTASLFGVAAGTLGLESLPGFIFYFLGTAIVSVLIFQLKAEQNAKAFFFRPTGDLWAGDMFGVLEARLEQANLLKKVVDAIKDLVQDCNFDCNDSGIALQAMDNSHVALVSMMLKSESFSPFRCDRNIALGINLTSLTKVLRCAQSEDILTMKAEDAPDVVNFTFESAESDRLSEYDIKLMDIDQEHLGIPDTEYAATISLPSSEFQRITRDLSALSESVSIECTKDGVSFKCNGDIGNGSVTLRSHTNVEKPDQNIEINLSEPVALTFSLKYLMNFCKASGLSGSVKLCLSNEVPLLVEYGLANNSYLRFYLAPKIGDEE encoded by the exons ATGCTCGACGAACGCGAACTGGCCATCTCCCCCATCCAACCCGAAAGCGTCCAACACAATGCTCGC ACCGTCTCCAACATCCGTGCCCTAACCGCCTCTCTCTTCGGCGTGGCTGCCGGCACTCTCGGGCTGGAATCCCTGCCTGGATTTATTTTTTATTTCCTAGGCACGGCGATCGTGTCGGTGCTCATCTTCCAATTGAAGGCGGAGCAGAATGCGAAGGCGTTTTTCTTTAGGCCGACGGGGGATCTGTGGGCGGGGGATATGTTTGGGG TGTTGGAAGCACGTTTGGAGCAGGCCAACCTGCTGAAGAAG GTCGTCGACGCCATCAAGGATCTGGTCCAAGACTGCAACTTCGACTGCAATGACTCCGGCATCGCCCTCCAAGCCATGGACAACTCCCACGTCGCCCTCGTGTCCATGATGCTCAAGTCCGAGTCCTTCTCGCCTTTCCGATGCGATCGCAACATCGCCCTGGGTATCAACCTCACATCGCTCACAAAAGTCCTACGATGCGCTCAAAGCGAAGACATCCTCACCATGAAGGCGGAGGACGCGCCAGATGTCGTCAACTTCACATTCGAGAGCGCCGAGAGCGACAGGCTCAGCGAGTACGACATCAAGCTTATGGATATCGATCAAGAGCACTTGGGTATTCCAGACACAGAGTACGCTGCCACGATCTCTCTGCCTAGCTCAGAGTTCCAGCGCATCACAAGAGATCTCAGCGCGTTGTCAGAGTCAG TCTCCATCGAGTGCACAAAAGACGGCGTCAGCTTCAAGTGCAACGGCGACATTGGTAACGGATCCGTCACTCTCCGCTCGCACACAAACGTCGAAAAGCCTGACCAGAACATCGAGATCAACCTTTCCGAGCCCGTCGCGCTTACCTTCTCCCTAAAGTACCTCATGAACTTCTGCAAGGCTAGCGGTCTCAGCGGAAGTGTCAAGTTGTGCTTGAGCAATGAGGTCCCACTTCTGGTCGAGTACGGTCTCGCAAACAACAGCTATCTGCGATTCTACCTCGCACCAAAG ATCGGTGACGAGGAGTAA
- a CDS encoding Serine/arginine repetitive matrix protein 1 yields MSAALKTSAEAKAMRTTKYPPEFQRKVDMGKVNLPVIKKWVSDEVARLLGNDDDVVIEMIFNIIEGSKSPNIKQLQYDLTGFLDKDAPSFCLNLWKLCLDAQDSPNGIPKSLLEAKKLELIQEKLAEDRARELAEQRQNEEREREREMTRMRERERGPRRRGGRGGRRGRDRDSRSPPPRRRDGRGERGGPPRVDSYVPGGRGRGRDEPSRRRRSPSYGGRSPSRSRSPPRRRRRRNSSSDISDKADNKGRRTRSPSPRRHRRSPSQSNDDRSPPPRRRRRSPSRSRSPPRKRQSRIGSGDLMSNTDCKKDRLEAPRLSREGSEVSEHANGGAKPDESRQPFTRHTPLQRTASRGTKPPIPLKISREELEARLSVAKAEAARNAKRKDSAATVTEHPA; encoded by the exons ATGTCGGCGGCACTCAAGACATCCGCCGAAGCCAAGGCGATGCGTACGACCAAGTACCCACCAGAGTTCCAGCGGAAAGTTGACATGGGCAAGGTCAATCTCCCAGTCATCAAGAAATGGGTGTCGGATGAAGTGGCCAGACTGCTCGGCAATGACGATGATGTTGTGATAGAGATGATCTTCAACATCATCGAGGGCAGCAAGTCACCAAACATCAAGCAGCTACAGTACGACCTCACAGGATTTCTCGACAAAGACGCGCCGTCATTCTGTCTCAACCTGTGGAAGCTATGTCTCGATGCTCAGGACAGTCCGAATGGTATTCCGAAGTCACTGCTCGAGGCAAAGAAGCTCGAGCTGATCCAAGAGAAG CTTGCTGAAGACCGCGCACGAGAGCTGGCTGAACAACGACAGAATGAAGAGCGGGAGCGAGAACGAGAGATGACACGAATGAGAGAGCGCGAGCGTGGCCCACGTCGAAGAGGCGGACGAGGAGGGCGTCGTGGTCGCGACAGAGACTCACGCTCCCCACCGCCGAGACGACGGGACGGACGAGGCGAACGAGGCGGACCACCACGCGTGGATAGCTACGTGCCCGGAGGCCGTGGACGAGGCCGAGACGAGCCATCACGGCGTAGACGTTCACCTTCATACGGCGGCAGATCGCCTTCGCGGTCGCGCTCTCCACCAAGACGTCGGAGGCGACGCAACTCGTCTTCGGACATCAGTGACAAAGCAGATAACAAGGGTCGGAGAACACGCTCACCATCACCTAGGAGACACCGCCGCTCGCCATCACAATCGAACGACGACCGTTCGCCGCCACCTAGGCGCAGACGTCGCTCCCCATCACGGTCGAGATCGCCGCCTCGCAAACGTCAAAGCAG AATCGGTTCTGGCGATCTGATGTCCAACACCGACTGCAAGAAAGACCGTTTGGAAGCACCACGCCTCAGCCGCGAAGGCTCCGAGGTCAGCGAACATGCAAACGGTGGTGCGAAACCAGACGAG TCTCGTCAGCCGTTCACAAGGCATACTCCCCTTCAAAGAACCGCATCCCGCGGCACCAAACCTCCGATCCCGCTAAAGATCTCACGCGAAGAGCTCGAAGCACGTCTGTCAGTGGCGAAAGCTGAAGCCGCCCGTAACGCCAAGCGAAAGGACAGTGCCGCGACTGTCACAGAACATCCGGCATAG
- a CDS encoding Efflux pump dotC has translation MSSTEDHKSRSDTSRLPEESSRTDSKTVSPASVRDSSETLHSIGHVTVEDPRCDALQRLESHPYHQGLQFEESEKPTATAQDEDNKDGKIMGRTKGKIAVIMLALCLAVFLAALDVTIITTALPTISEHFHSSAGYTWIGSAFLLANAASIPSWGKVSDIFGRKPMLLLANIIFMIGSLVAALSNSIGMLIAARAVQGLGGGGLIILVNIVIGDLFPLRIRGAFYGVIGGVWAIASSVGPIIGGAFTQAVSWRWCFWINLPLDGIAFIILLVFLDIKTPRTPLVEGLKAVDWIGTLTVVGGTLMFLFGLQYGGVTAPWDSALVLCLLIFGGLTLAIFLVWEWKAAKFPIIPMAIFSSVTNCATLAIVFLHGFVFISASYYLPLYFQAIRGATPILSGVYLLPTALALAVGSIATGVTIAKTGKFLPPIYFGFFMMAVGFGLFINFDAYSSWAKLILFQVVAGLGVGLIFQAPIIALQAHIQPRDIGTATATLGFIRQLATTISVVIGEVVYQNQLKKKIPGLATVLSPQELGRISGGNAGANTEFIDQLPQPQKGAVRVAFADSLQPMWIMYTCFAAVGFVTMFLIKRKQLTRQHEETKTGIEAEKANRESRLQEAAEKRASKASLSADKRASKLSFKRRSQGRPISGDTEDPKSRPTSEVPTEATPHSSWEKDLEPGPRPPVPRIPEEHSSKENVSRG, from the exons ATGAGCTCGACAGAAGATCACAAGAGTCGAAGCGATACTTCACGACTACCAGAAGAAAGCAGTCGTACGGACAGCAAGACAGTGTCTCCAGCATCTGTGCGTGACAGTTCGGAGACACTTCACAGTATCGGCCATGTCACAGTCGAGGACCCTCGATGCGATGCGCTTCAACGGCTAGAAAGTCACCCCTACCACCAAGGGCTCCAATTTGAAGAGAGTGAAAAGCCGACAGCAACAGCACAAGATGAGGATAACAAAGATGGCAAGATCATGGGGAGGACCAAGGGCAAGATCGCTGTCATTATGCTTGCGCTGTGTTTGGCAGTCTTCCTCGCAGCACTGGATGTGACGATCATCACAACAGCG CTCCCCACCATCAGCGAGCATTTCCACTCATCGGCTGGTTACACTTGGATTGGTTCCGCCTTCCTGCTTGCGAACGCAGCCTCGATTCCATCATGGGGCAAGGTATCAGACATCTTTGGTCGAAAGCCCATGTTGCTGCTTGCAAACATCATCTTCATGATCGGATCGCTGGTGGCAGCCTTGTCGAATAGCATTGGCATGCTCATCGCGGCACGAGCTGTACAGGGTCTCGGCGGCGGTGGCTTGATCATCTTGGTCAACATCGTCATTGGAGACCTGTTCCCCCTGCGCATTCGTGGCGCCTTCTACGGTGTGATCGGAGGAGTCTGGGCCATCGCATCTTCTGTGGGACCGATCATCGGTGGTGCCTTCACTCAAGCTGTATCCTGGCGATGGTGCTTCTGGATCAACTTGCCACTGGACGGTATTGCCTTCATCATCCTGCTGGTCTTTTTGGATATCAAGACACCAAGAACACCTCTTGTGGAAGGACTCAAAGCTGTTGACTGGATCGGCACGCTCACAGTCGTCGGCGGCACACTGATGTTCCTTTTCGGTCTCCAATATGGCGGTGTCACAGCGCCATGGGACTCTGCATTGGTTCTCTGTCTCCTTATCTTTGGTGGGCTCACATTAGCGATCTTCCTCGTCTGGGAGTGGAAGGCTGCAAAGTTTCCGATCATACCAATGGCCATCTTCTCGAGTGTCACGAACTGTGCGACTCTGGCCATCGTCTTCTTGCACGGATTCGTCTTCATCTCGGCCTCCTACTATCTGCCACTGTACTTCCAGGCCATCCGTGGTGCCACACCGATCTTGTCTGGAGTTTATCTTCTCCCTACTGCTCTAGCTCTTGCTGTTGGCTCCATTGCGACTGGTGTTACGATAGCGAAGACGGGAAAGTTCCTCCCACCAATCTACTTTGGTTTTTTTATGATGGCAGTCGGCTTTGGGCTATTTATCAACTTCGACGCTTACAGTTCCTGGGCAAAGTTGATCCTCTTCCAGGTTGTCGCAGGCCTCGGCGTCGGTCTGATCTTCCAGGCCCCCATCATCGCACTCCAGGCGCATATTCAACCACGAGATATCGGCACTGCCACTGCCACCCTGGGCTTTATCCGCCAGCTGGCAACGACCATATCGGTCGTGATCGGAGAGGTGGTGTATCAGAATCAGCTGAAGAAGAAGATACCCGGACTTGCGACAGTCCTCAGCCCCCAGGAGCTCGGCAGAATCAGTGGAGGCAACGCAGGCGCGAACACCGAGTTCATTGACCAGCTTCCGCAGCCACAGAAGGGAGCGGTACGTGTGGCATTTGCAGATTCATTGCAGCCAATGTGGATCATGTACACCTGCTTCGCCGCCGTGGGCTTCGTCACGATGTTCCTAATAAAGCGCAAGCAGCTCACACGACAGCATGAAGAAACAAAGACAGGCATTGAGGCCGAGAAGGCCAACAGAGAATCAAGACTCCAGGAGGCAGCAGAGAAGCGAGCGTCAAAGGCTTCGTTATCAGCTGACAAGCGTGCGTCGAAGCTCTCCTTCAAGCGACGAAGCCAAGGCCGGCCCATCAGTGGCGACACCGAGGACCCCAAGAGTCGACCAACGAGTGAGGTGCCAACAGAAGCTACGCCGCACTCGTCCTGGGAGAAGGATCTTGAGCCGGGTCCACGACCTCCCGTGCCGCGCATTCCGGAAGAGCACTCGTCGAAGGAGAATGTATCAAGAGGGTAA
- a CDS encoding Altered inheritance of mitochondria protein 9, mitochondrial: MAEGSFNKAFLLTMDDGKELIAKLPNPNAGYGHFTTASEVATMDHARNVIGVPVPRVYAWSSSVDNPVGAESVLELNCIGFGTRLPIVQKAAIIHKLVSYEALFASSDFPKYGSLYYAKDLRPTDNPEAFNVSLGQDTKLPEFAIGPTTDRNFFENGRAGATANQGPWSTVEAYNLAIAARELACLRKSSEFPDPQGFYNGPRQYQQSLETKMRTLRNYEKVAGYLKPADPILSKPVLWHTDLHWDIIFVDENDPKIITAIIDWQAVHVAPLFAQARHPTFLEFDGEIPDTFDAEAITLPDNFERLSETEQQTAKKLRNAQILWKLYEVELVRQCEDVERAIRFGRGLLGRIPSLAGNIFSDGELLVEDLLMSLQQEWNQVVDDPVANPCPLSLPAVIY, encoded by the exons ATGGCCGAGGGCAGTTTCAATAAAGCATTTCTGCTCACTATGGACGACGGCAAAGAGCTAATCGCCAAGCTACCCAACCCCAATGCAGGTTACGGGCATTTCACCACCGCGAGCGAAGTGGCTACGATGGATCATGCACGGAACGTTATTGGTGTCCCTGTACCCCGAGTCTACGCTTGGAGTTCGTCTGTGGATAATCCTGTTGGCGCAGA AAGTGTTCTGGAGTTGAACTGCATAGGCTTTGGGACTCGATTACCGATCGTCCAGAAAGCTGCCATCATTCACAAACTTGTGAGCTACGAAGCTCTTTTCGCGTCATCAGATTTCCCCAAATACGGGAGCCTCTACTACGCCAAAGACCTGAGACCTACCGATAACCCCGAAGCCTTCAATGTGTCTCTCGGTCAAGACACTAAACTTCCAGAATTTGCCATCGGCCCAACTACAGACAGGAATTTCTTCGAGAATGGCAGGGCTGGTGCAACGGCCAATCAAGGCCCTTGGTCGACGGTCGAAGCATACAATCTCGCGATTGCAGCGCGCGAACTAGCATGTTTACGAAAGTCTTCAGAGTTCCCGGACCCGCAGGGATTCTACAATGGCCCAAGACAATACCAGCAGAGCCTTGAAACGAAGATGCGGACCTTGCGGAATTACGAGAAGGTTGCCGGATATCTGAAGCCGGCAGATCCAATACTCTCCAAGCCAGTTCTATGGCACACAGATTTACATTGGGATATCATCTTCGTCGATGAGAATGATCCGAAAATAATCACAGCTATCATCGACTGGCAGGCAGTTCATGTCGCTCCACTCTTCGCACAAGCCCGGCATCCCACTTTTCTTGAATTCGATGGCGAGATTCCAGATACTTTCGATGCGGAAGCTATTACGCTCCCCGACAACTTCGAACGTCTCAGTGAGACAGAACAGCAGACTGCGAAGAAGCTACGCAATGCGCAAATCCTGTGGAAGCTGTACGAAGTCGAACTCGTGCGTCAATGCGAAGATGTGGAAAGGGCTATTCGCTTTGGCCGAGGCCTGCTCGGTCGGATACCTAGTCTTGCGGGAAACATTTTCAGTGATGGCGAGCTACTCGTCGAGGATCTCTTGATGAGTCTACAACAGGAGTGGAATCAAGTTGTGGACGACCCTGTTGCGAACCCTTGCCCGCTGTCCTTGCCCGCTGTCATTTACTGA